The genomic stretch TAATACATGAAATGTGCTGATTTTGTTTACATGAAATGCATAAGAAGTTCAAGAGAAGTGATTTAAGAGCAACGATTTGCGCTGCGCCGCAGACATGACTTATTTCATTCGTTGGTGTTTCAGTCTCGCCCGACTCCATGCGTGTCTCGGGGCCTGTCGATGCGGTAGACAAACTCTGCCGGCAGGAAGTAGCCCAGGTACTCCACGCTGTCCGGCGTGGTGTCTGTGTAGTAGTGGCCACCTTCTCCGTGGTGGCTGAAGCAGTGAGTGTGCTCCACGCGCAGGTCCaaaccctgcacacacacacacacacacacagtaaaacgcATGAGACAAAAGACGCGGCCTGTACTTCGCCTGGCGTCCGCCGCCTCGTGGAGACGAGCGTGTGCTGTACTCACGGGGTCTCTGGACACCAGCACCGACTGGCAGACGAGTGGGGCGCTGACCTCAAAGTGCTGCAGCCAGCCGTTGACGTCGTCGTCGCTGTCGAGGCGGCAGGCCGAGAACTCTCTCGGCTATCGATGTCAGCAGATACTCAATGAAATAAAACTGTCAGGCAACTATtgtgtttgaaaatgtccaATATTTACCATGATGTGGATTTTGGCTTTCCCCTTCTGGATGATAAAGGTGCCCCCCAGAGCCAGACTTTTATCAGGGTAGCGACCTTCTAGAGTCTTCCTCAGGGCCGTCACCAGACTGTggcctcctgtcctcctcttggCCCGCACCTCAATGACctgaagaggggaagagggcaTGACGGCTCAGCCACTTTTAGGGTGACCATATCCATAACACCAAAAAGGAGGACACTAAGTGGTATTTTGTGAGGCTGGGAATAATTGCATAGGACTCTGGCGTGCTCCCCTCTACAATACATGTGTGCGATTGCTACATGATGTATGTGTAACAGAATAGGAAAGAATAGTCTTGAAGagtcaaaaagtgtttgttcacagtatttgtatttatttaataaatggtgGTGTTCAAAAACTGCCCAGAGATGAATCTTTTAAAGTGCTCAGTGCCACAAAGCAACATGTGTGgacttaaaatgtacaaatgaagTCGCAggtcacataaataataaacagataaatGTTAAAAGGGCAAATTGTTTGCTTTGATGTAATCTGTATGTACCTGTACAGAGTAGGGCACTAGGACATTTGCACACAAAGCCTGGGCTTTAGTTGGGCCACACATCATCCCCTGAGCTATTGGAGAATCACCAAATATCTCTCGTTCCACCTTCACGCCGCAGTCTCCACCCCGGTACGACTGGTGGTGCTTTACAGCACGGAGAACCTTACACCGCTCAGCAGCGGAGATGTCATCCAACGGCGACGTACCTTCTCGAAATCttttttgaaaaagtgaagaCATACCTGCGGCACGTCTGTTACCGTTCTGCTTCTCTGTTCCCGTCTTTCAATGGCAGCTTTACTCTGACTGCTTATGTCAACATCACAGCGACAGAGAGCAGAAGCCATGAAAGGAGTCTCGACTGCTTGTTGTCCATTTTGGGTTGAAAGACGTCTGACGCGTTGGTCTATGTGTTAAGTTTCTGTCAATGTAGCCAGCAGCGTAGCTATGACGTAGCCAGCACACGGAGCCTTGTTTACGTTTTTAACCAATCATATAGGGTTAGAAGCTAACCTAAGCCTATCAGCTATGTATTTGACAACGCTTTTAACCAATCATGTGTGAGACTGCGTTCCAGCAAAATATTCTATAGTGCGGCCTAAATCCGGACGTCTGGTCACCTTAACCACTTTccttttgttaatgtttatCCTCGTATGTCGGGAGCACAGATATAGTGGGGCTGAAGTTCACGCATAACAACTTTAGCCAGAACAGTAACCTACAGATAAATGGGTATATGGTTTAAAGGTGTTCGCTATTTGACAAAATGAGaaagcatttcctttttttttaaagaacccCAGTGCACGCGCCCTCATTCGCTCCCGCAGACGAGAAGCTACAGATCTCGTGTGATCTGATTAAGACTCAATACCTTTCCAGACTTCCCCTCACAGGCGTACAGATTGCCCAGCAGCCCAAAGTTGCAGTCAGAGAATTTGTTGCTGTATTTTTCCTGCAGACACTGTCCGTCAGCTGGGTTGATGGAGGAGAAGTAGCTGCCGTTCACTGCGGGCCTTCCCTCTGCTTCGGTCAGAACCAGGGGAATCAGCTGTGGGCGAgaatatttagtgtttttatcttctttttacATCTTTGAACATAGCCAGTGACTCCTGCCTGAATCAAGTCAAAAAGAAATCCAACAAACAGCCAAACTTAGTTAGTTTCAAACCAATATTTACTCAGACATGCTGgtaaaaacatttacaacagAACAAAACTATCTGACATAAGACCTTTCTGGGACTagtttatttattagtatttttaggCCACTGCTTTACCAAATCATTGTTTTCTTGGGGTTCCACTCCAGGGGAAAGACTAACCTCTGCATTCATTCTGACGATCCTGCTGGGAACAGCTGCTGCACCGAGGATGAAGGCTCCTGGCAACTCCAGCTCCTTCGATATGGTGTTCATGTTGTATTCCTGGGTAGAAGAGAGGCAACTATATCATAATGCCATCCCATTACAGGCCATTTGATGGTTACTCCACACAATATTGTGTAATGAAAACTACCTTGTGTTTTTGAACCACGGGGACCAGGTACGGCACCCCACCAACATCAGTGATGCGCGGCTTTCCACACAGGCCTGCAGTATGAGGACAGGGGGGACATTAGGAGATTACCAACATGACACAAATCCTATTTGACCACTTCACAAATCTGACAAATTGCTTTATGTAACCATTATTTCCCGACGAGCTTAGaagtcattatatatatttaatgtaatatcaaataaatgacgtgataaattaacaaacaaCATTAGCGCCGCTGAAAACATTAAGTCGCAACTGGTCCGacgtttcctaaaaaaaaataaacaaacaaaaaaactcacgAAATCCGTTATTTTAAAGCCTTGTCTAGCTGAAACTGACATTTGTCATGTTTAACCCTCCTATTAcctttggggtcaatttgaccccattcaatgtttaacgtctctaaataaatgattgacatcaatttttttgcttcatatttcatgacttttccTAATGTATTGGGGACAACTGGGCAAACATAAAATTCACATGctgatatgttttcaatgtcctgTACACATCTTGTACGCATCGGTGTTCTTTGGGGTCAATTCAACCGCAGGCTTTTTTTCACTGTGTAAAACATATtagaaatatcaacattttacacgcattggttttggttgttttggatGATATTGAGGTCACGATAACATACAATTGTATAATCTTCAGAAAGTTGTAGGGCCCTACCCTTAcataatgaagagagagactgGCACCAAGGAGGATGCTCCTGTGAAGATCCTTTAATTTATCCAGAGCAGAGTTTTGATAAGTTTTAAGTTAGAATATTTGTTGATTGCATTTGGTTATACAATATGGCCTTGTTTTGTCTGTATTTgcctgttattcatttatttattcaatttgataatttgagttagtttgttaacaaaaataaatatataagttgaaaatactcttttttatttattcatttattattattatttttaatttcataaataattttgGCAATGGGTGcccttttttggggtttgagCACCTACCCCCCAAAAtatctgtgcacgtgcctgaTATAgagtgtctgtttgtttgtttacatcgtGTGAACTGTGACTGCACACTAGAAGAACACAGTGTACTTAAGGCTCTTACCTTTGACCGGAAACTGGAAGGGCTCCTTGGTGAGATCGGGACACTCCAC from Cyclopterus lumpus isolate fCycLum1 chromosome 14, fCycLum1.pri, whole genome shotgun sequence encodes the following:
- the c14h11orf54 gene encoding ester hydrolase C11orf54 homolog → MADISKTEKVQLHAPDLEELRGVLQAGLEDNFAEVQVSVVECPDLTKEPFQFPVKGLCGKPRITDVGGVPYLVPVVQKHKEYNMNTISKELELPGAFILGAAAVPSRIVRMNAELIPLVLTEAEGRPAVNGSYFSSINPADGQCLQEKYSNKFSDCNFGLLGNLYACEGKSGKVIEVRAKRRTGGHSLVTALRKTLEGRYPDKSLALGGTFIIQKGKAKIHIMPREFSACRLDSDDDVNGWLQHFEVSAPLVCQSVLVSRDPGLDLRVEHTHCFSHHGEGGHYYTDTTPDSVEYLGYFLPAEFVYRIDRPRDTHGVGRD